In Apis cerana isolate GH-2021 linkage group LG6, AcerK_1.0, whole genome shotgun sequence, the following are encoded in one genomic region:
- the LOC107993771 gene encoding JNK-interacting protein 3 isoform X4: protein MSQIQMDQETVYGTHEDSHVVMSEKVQSLAGSIYQEFEKMIARYDEDVVKDLMPLLVNVLECLDISYTENQEREVELELLREDNEQLVTQYEREKQLRKTSDQKLLELEDVAEDERKELLSKIDSLESIVRMLELKTKNSHDHGTNYGSLSSSLHRTSLYIVRLEEKEAELKREYTRLHERYTELFKTHVDYMERTKMLVGSTERLENSTSGRGPSRLPSLGLTHMSRSSGPLSYGFQSLEASINAEDIQQENPSNTVANLRTEMLDSSSEAAIETSDKSQLTDKPVQANKTTAISRHESPETEIPPPLVTPTSPTIEKIATTPSGRSRTEREQRSGNTLYQELSFQDADALGEMDEGADITGSWVHPGEYASSVNDNFFGMGKEVENLIMENNELLATKNALNIVKDDLIVKVDELTSEQEILREEVRALQQGRERLRQKVVVLEEELKKVKEEAEAAAKAAKSDDEEDVSLAQRKRFTRVEMARVLMERNQYKERFMELQEAVRWTEMIRATKTDPSSISGGKVSVWKFFSSLFTGPADRGTLVRGPHTLPHMRYSAPTNQVVPAPPLDTMRRRTLKGRHEFFDQGDTISSEKLVARRANERREQYRQVRAHVRKEDGRLHAYGWSLPGKPSAPVRQPVPVPVYCRPLQESEPGMKIWCGAGVNLSGGKTRDGGCMVGGSVFYAAEAQEISTNTKTEAEDAIEHLDKELQENENQRVEAEQLEQHLSSLVWICTSTQKMSKVTVIDANNPADILEVFSVCQGHLLCIASVPGAKESDYAQTMNEDSIRTANGINENDNEINTISNSEQNIQKNEQEVQSSLEKNKNESDSSEEQNSENVKKSDDTNQIIPIESQSLESVDSETTNLGKVHFVKINLETPSSQLDEKDDTNEEKQNKIEEDTPIEKMSSIQPTMWLGAQNGAVFVHSAVAKWSVCLHSVELKDAALAIVHVQGRVLVALADGTVALFRRGADGQWDLSQYHVITLGSPQHSIRCMTAVSGKTVWCGYRNKIHVIDPVSMTVECTVDAHPRRESQVRQLAWLGEGVWVSIRLDSTLRLYHAHTYQHLQDVDIEPYVSKMLGTGKLGFSFVRITALLISSNRLWIGTGNGVIISVPLSESAGGSMAVSRVQAGNAKNDVPGVGVRIFASDRGVTPGSFIPYCSMAHAQLSFHGHRDAVKMFVAVPGHGGQSAVSDGSQPAMLVLSGGEGYIDFRVGDGEDTEIERSNNAVSANAEEHGEQSHLIVWQVQCPLSVPMNG, encoded by the exons ATGAGTCAAATACAAATGGATCAAGAAACAGTATATGGAACTCATGAGGATAGTCATGTGGTCATGTCAGAAAAAGTACAATCTTTGGCTGGTAGTATTTatcaagaatttgaaaaaatgatagcTCGTTACGATGAAGATGTAGTGAAAGACCTAATGCCCCTCCTAGTCAATGTTCTAGAATGTCTAGACATATCTTATACTGAAAATCAAGAACGTGAAgttgaattagaattattaagagAAGATAACGAACAACTTGTTACGCAATATGAAAGAGAAAAGCAATTAAGAAAAACATCTGATCAA aaattattagaacTTGAAGATGTAGCagaagatgaaagaaaagaacttctatcaaaaattgatagtTTGGAATCAATTGTAAGAATGCTGGAACTGAAGACAAAAAATTCACATGATCACGGTACAAATTATGGCTCTCTCAGTTCATCCCTTCATAGAACATCCCTTTACA ttGTTCGtcttgaagaaaaagaagccgAATTGAAGCGCGAATATACTCGCCTACATGAGAGATATacggaattatttaaaacgcaTGTAGATTATATGGAAAGAACAAAAATGTTAGTTGGAAGTACagaaagattagaaaattCGACTAGTGGTCGAGGTCCATCTCGCTTACCATCTCTTGGTTTAACTCATATGTCACGAAGTTCAGGACCATTAAGCTATGGCTTTCAAAGTTTGGAAGCTAGTATAAATGCAGAGGATATTCAACAAGAAAATCCATCAAATACTGTTGCTAATTTAAGGACTGAAATGTTAGATAGTAGCAGCGAAGCTGCTATTGAGACATCTGATAAAAGTCAATTAACAGATAAACCAGTACAAGCAAATAAAACAACTGCAATTTCTAGac atgaaAGTCCAGAAACTGAAATACCTCCACCTTTGGTTACACCAACATCACCAACTATAGAGAAGATAGCTACTACTCCAAGTGGAAGAAGTAGAACAGAAAGAGAGCAACGAAGTGGTAACACATTATATCAGGAACTCAGTTTTCAAGATGCTGATGCATTAGGAGAAATGGATGAAGGAGCAGATATCACtg GTAGTTGGGTTCATCCTGGAGAATATGCTTCTTCAG TCAATGACAATTTCTTTG gaaTGGGAAAAGAAGttgaaaatcttattatggaaaataatgaattattagcTACAAA aaatgcGCTTAACATTGTTAAAGATGATTTAATAGTTAAAGTGGATGAACTCACAag tGAACAAGAAATATTACGTGAAGAAGTTCGAGCTTTACAACAAGGTAGAGAACGATTACGGCAAAAGGTTGTTGTCcttgaagaagaattaaaaaaagttaaagaagAAGCTGAAGCAGCAGCAAAAGCAGCTAAAAGCGATGATGAAGAAGATGTATCGTTAGCACAAAGAAAAAGGTTTACTAGAGTCGAGATGGCTAGAGTTCTTATGGAAAGGAATCAATATAAAGAACGTTTTATGGAACTTCAAGAAGCAGTTAGATGGACGGAAATGATACGAGCAACAAAGACTGATCCTTCTAGTATATCAGGTGGAAAAGTATCCGTGTGGAAGTT ttTTAGTAGTCTCTTCACAGGACCTGCTGATCGAGGAACGTTAGTTCGCGGACCACATACATTACCTCACATGAGATACAGTGCACCAACCAATCAAGTTGTTCCAGCACCACCTCTGGACACTATGCGTAGACGTACGTTGAAAGGTCGCCATGAGTTTTTCGACCAAGGAGACACCAT ATCTTCTGAGAAACTCGTAGCGAGACGTGCAAATGAACGAAGAGAACAATATCGTCAAGTTCGCGCTCATGTTAGAAAAGAGGATGGACGATTACACGCTTATGGCTGGAGTTTACCTGGAAAACCAAGTGCTCCAGTTAGACAACCTGTTCCTGTGCCTGTCTATTGCAGACCTTTACAGGAATCTGAGCCTGGCATGaag ATATGGTGTGGTGCTGGTGTAAACTTAAGTGGTGGTAAAACTCGAGATGGTGGTTGTATGGTTGGAGGAAGCGTATTTTATGCTGCTGAAGCTCAAGAAATAAGTACGAACACAAAAACTGAAGCAGAAGATGCTATCGAACATTTAGATAAGGAACTTCAAGAGAATGAAAATCAAAGAGTTGAAGCAGAACAATTAGAGCAACATCTTAGTTCATTAGTATGGATTTGTACATCTACTCAAAAGATGTCGAAAGTTACTGTGATAGATGCTAATAATCCAGCTGATATTTTGGAAGTCTTTAGCGTTTGTCAAGGACATTTACTTTGCATTGCAAGTGTACCTGGAGCCAAAGAGAGTGATTATGCTCAAACTATGAATGAAGATTCAATTCGAACTGCCAATGGAATAAATGagaatgataatgaaataaatacaatttcaaattccGAACAAAACATCCAAAAAAACGAACAAGAAGTTCAATCatcattggaaaaaaataaaaatgaatcagaTTCCTCAGAAGAACAAAACagtgaaaatgttaaaaaatcagATGATACTAATCAAATTATTCCTATTGAATCACAAAGTTTGGAAAGTGTAGATAGTGAAACCACAAATTTAGGCAAAGtacattttgtaaaaattaatttagaaacacCAAGCTCACAATTGGATGAAAAAGATGAtacaaatgaagaaaaacaaaataaaattgaagaagataCACCTATAGAAAAAATGTCTTCAATACAACCAACAATGTGGCTTGGAGCTCAAAATGGTGCAGTATTCGTTCATTCAGCTGTCGCTAAATGGTCAGTTTGTTTGCATTCTGTTGAATTGAAGGATGCTGCATTAGCTATTGT acatGTTCAAGGACGAGTTCTTGTTGCTCTTGCTGATGGAACTGTTGCATTATTTCGAAGAGGTGCAGATGGACAATGGGATTTGTCTCAATATCATGTGATTACTTTGGGTAGTCCACAACATTCAATTAGGTGCATGACTGCTGTTAGTGGCAAAACTGTATGGTGCGGATATAGAAATAAGATTCATGTAATAGATCCAGTATCAATGACTGTTGAG TGCACCGTGGATGCTCATCCACGACGAGAATCGCAAGTAAGACAATTAGCTTGGTTAGGTGAAGGAGTATGGGTCAGCATTAGATTAGATTCAACATTAAGACTCTATCATGCTCATACTTATCAACATCTCCAGGATGTTGATATTGAACCTTATGTTAGCAAAATGCTTGGAACTGGAAAACTTGGTTTTTCATTTGTAAGAATTACCGCATTACTCATTTCCTCAAACAGGCTTTGGATTGGCACAGGAAATGGAGTAATAATTTCTGTTCCTTTATCTGAaa gTGCTGGTGGTTCAATGGCAGTATCTAGAGTTCAAGCAGGAAATGCTAAAAATGATGTACCAGGTGTTGGTGTCAGAATTTTTGCCTCAGATCGTGGCGTTACGCCTGGCAGTTTTATACCTTATTGTAGTATGGCTCATGCGCAACTTAGTTTTCATGGGCATAGAGACGCGGTTAAAATGTTTGTTGCAGTGCCTG gTCATGGCGGTCAAAGTGCAGTATCAGATGGTTCTCAGCCTGCTATGCTTGTTCTTTCAGGTGGAGAAGGCTATATAGATTTTAGAGTTG GTGATGGAGAAGATACAGAAATAGAACGTTCTAATAATGCTGTGTCCGCTAATGCTGAAGAACACGGAGAACAAAGTCATCTAATTGTGTGGCAAGTGCAATGTCCTTTATCAGTGCCAATGAATGGCTAG
- the LOC107993771 gene encoding JNK-interacting protein 3 isoform X6 — protein sequence MSQIQMDQETVYGTHEDSHVVMSEKVQSLAGSIYQEFEKMIARYDEDVVKDLMPLLVNVLECLDISYTENQEREVELELLREDNEQLVTQYEREKQLRKTSDQKLLELEDVAEDERKELLSKIDSLESIVRMLELKTKNSHDHVVRLEEKEAELKREYTRLHERYTELFKTHVDYMERTKMLVGSTERLENSTSGRGPSRLPSLGLTHMSRSSGPLSYGFQSLEASINAEDIQQENPSNTVANLRTEMLDSSSEAAIETSDKSQLTDKPVQANKTTAISRHESPETEIPPPLVTPTSPTIEKIATTPSGRSRTEREQRSGNTLYQELSFQDADALGEMDEGADITGSWVHPGEYASSVNDNFFGMGKEVENLIMENNELLATKNALNIVKDDLIVKVDELTSEQEILREEVRALQQGRERLRQKVVVLEEELKKVKEEAEAAAKAAKSDDEEDVSLAQRKRFTRVEMARVLMERNQYKERFMELQEAVRWTEMIRATKTDPSSISGGKVSVWKFFSSLFTGPADRGTLVRGPHTLPHMRYSAPTNQVVPAPPLDTMRRRTLKGRHEFFDQGDTIDTWLFWFSVGCFLASRSSEKLVARRANERREQYRQVRAHVRKEDGRLHAYGWSLPGKPSAPVRQPVPVPVYCRPLQESEPGMKIWCGAGVNLSGGKTRDGGCMVGGSVFYAAEAQEISTNTKTEAEDAIEHLDKELQENENQRVEAEQLEQHLSSLVWICTSTQKMSKVTVIDANNPADILEVFSVCQGHLLCIASVPGAKESDYAQTMNEDSIRTANGINENDNEINTISNSEQNIQKNEQEVQSSLEKNKNESDSSEEQNSENVKKSDDTNQIIPIESQSLESVDSETTNLGKVHFVKINLETPSSQLDEKDDTNEEKQNKIEEDTPIEKMSSIQPTMWLGAQNGAVFVHSAVAKWSVCLHSVELKDAALAIVHVQGRVLVALADGTVALFRRGADGQWDLSQYHVITLGSPQHSIRCMTAVSGKTVWCGYRNKIHVIDPVSMTVECTVDAHPRRESQVRQLAWLGEGVWVSIRLDSTLRLYHAHTYQHLQDVDIEPYVSKMLGTGKLGFSFVRITALLISSNRLWIGTGNGVIISVPLSESAGGSMAVSRVQAGNAKNDVPGVGVRIFASDRGVTPGSFIPYCSMAHAQLSFHGHRDAVKMFVAVPGHGGQSAVSDGSQPAMLVLSGGEGYIDFRVGDGEDTEIERSNNAVSANAEEHGEQSHLIVWQVQCPLSVPMNG from the exons ATGAGTCAAATACAAATGGATCAAGAAACAGTATATGGAACTCATGAGGATAGTCATGTGGTCATGTCAGAAAAAGTACAATCTTTGGCTGGTAGTATTTatcaagaatttgaaaaaatgatagcTCGTTACGATGAAGATGTAGTGAAAGACCTAATGCCCCTCCTAGTCAATGTTCTAGAATGTCTAGACATATCTTATACTGAAAATCAAGAACGTGAAgttgaattagaattattaagagAAGATAACGAACAACTTGTTACGCAATATGAAAGAGAAAAGCAATTAAGAAAAACATCTGATCAA aaattattagaacTTGAAGATGTAGCagaagatgaaagaaaagaacttctatcaaaaattgatagtTTGGAATCAATTGTAAGAATGCTGGAACTGAAGACAAAAAATTCACATGATCACG ttGTTCGtcttgaagaaaaagaagccgAATTGAAGCGCGAATATACTCGCCTACATGAGAGATATacggaattatttaaaacgcaTGTAGATTATATGGAAAGAACAAAAATGTTAGTTGGAAGTACagaaagattagaaaattCGACTAGTGGTCGAGGTCCATCTCGCTTACCATCTCTTGGTTTAACTCATATGTCACGAAGTTCAGGACCATTAAGCTATGGCTTTCAAAGTTTGGAAGCTAGTATAAATGCAGAGGATATTCAACAAGAAAATCCATCAAATACTGTTGCTAATTTAAGGACTGAAATGTTAGATAGTAGCAGCGAAGCTGCTATTGAGACATCTGATAAAAGTCAATTAACAGATAAACCAGTACAAGCAAATAAAACAACTGCAATTTCTAGac atgaaAGTCCAGAAACTGAAATACCTCCACCTTTGGTTACACCAACATCACCAACTATAGAGAAGATAGCTACTACTCCAAGTGGAAGAAGTAGAACAGAAAGAGAGCAACGAAGTGGTAACACATTATATCAGGAACTCAGTTTTCAAGATGCTGATGCATTAGGAGAAATGGATGAAGGAGCAGATATCACtg GTAGTTGGGTTCATCCTGGAGAATATGCTTCTTCAG TCAATGACAATTTCTTTG gaaTGGGAAAAGAAGttgaaaatcttattatggaaaataatgaattattagcTACAAA aaatgcGCTTAACATTGTTAAAGATGATTTAATAGTTAAAGTGGATGAACTCACAag tGAACAAGAAATATTACGTGAAGAAGTTCGAGCTTTACAACAAGGTAGAGAACGATTACGGCAAAAGGTTGTTGTCcttgaagaagaattaaaaaaagttaaagaagAAGCTGAAGCAGCAGCAAAAGCAGCTAAAAGCGATGATGAAGAAGATGTATCGTTAGCACAAAGAAAAAGGTTTACTAGAGTCGAGATGGCTAGAGTTCTTATGGAAAGGAATCAATATAAAGAACGTTTTATGGAACTTCAAGAAGCAGTTAGATGGACGGAAATGATACGAGCAACAAAGACTGATCCTTCTAGTATATCAGGTGGAAAAGTATCCGTGTGGAAGTT ttTTAGTAGTCTCTTCACAGGACCTGCTGATCGAGGAACGTTAGTTCGCGGACCACATACATTACCTCACATGAGATACAGTGCACCAACCAATCAAGTTGTTCCAGCACCACCTCTGGACACTATGCGTAGACGTACGTTGAAAGGTCGCCATGAGTTTTTCGACCAAGGAGACACCAT AGATACCTGGTTATTCTGGTTTTCGGTGGGGTGCTTTTTGGCCAGCAG ATCTTCTGAGAAACTCGTAGCGAGACGTGCAAATGAACGAAGAGAACAATATCGTCAAGTTCGCGCTCATGTTAGAAAAGAGGATGGACGATTACACGCTTATGGCTGGAGTTTACCTGGAAAACCAAGTGCTCCAGTTAGACAACCTGTTCCTGTGCCTGTCTATTGCAGACCTTTACAGGAATCTGAGCCTGGCATGaag ATATGGTGTGGTGCTGGTGTAAACTTAAGTGGTGGTAAAACTCGAGATGGTGGTTGTATGGTTGGAGGAAGCGTATTTTATGCTGCTGAAGCTCAAGAAATAAGTACGAACACAAAAACTGAAGCAGAAGATGCTATCGAACATTTAGATAAGGAACTTCAAGAGAATGAAAATCAAAGAGTTGAAGCAGAACAATTAGAGCAACATCTTAGTTCATTAGTATGGATTTGTACATCTACTCAAAAGATGTCGAAAGTTACTGTGATAGATGCTAATAATCCAGCTGATATTTTGGAAGTCTTTAGCGTTTGTCAAGGACATTTACTTTGCATTGCAAGTGTACCTGGAGCCAAAGAGAGTGATTATGCTCAAACTATGAATGAAGATTCAATTCGAACTGCCAATGGAATAAATGagaatgataatgaaataaatacaatttcaaattccGAACAAAACATCCAAAAAAACGAACAAGAAGTTCAATCatcattggaaaaaaataaaaatgaatcagaTTCCTCAGAAGAACAAAACagtgaaaatgttaaaaaatcagATGATACTAATCAAATTATTCCTATTGAATCACAAAGTTTGGAAAGTGTAGATAGTGAAACCACAAATTTAGGCAAAGtacattttgtaaaaattaatttagaaacacCAAGCTCACAATTGGATGAAAAAGATGAtacaaatgaagaaaaacaaaataaaattgaagaagataCACCTATAGAAAAAATGTCTTCAATACAACCAACAATGTGGCTTGGAGCTCAAAATGGTGCAGTATTCGTTCATTCAGCTGTCGCTAAATGGTCAGTTTGTTTGCATTCTGTTGAATTGAAGGATGCTGCATTAGCTATTGT acatGTTCAAGGACGAGTTCTTGTTGCTCTTGCTGATGGAACTGTTGCATTATTTCGAAGAGGTGCAGATGGACAATGGGATTTGTCTCAATATCATGTGATTACTTTGGGTAGTCCACAACATTCAATTAGGTGCATGACTGCTGTTAGTGGCAAAACTGTATGGTGCGGATATAGAAATAAGATTCATGTAATAGATCCAGTATCAATGACTGTTGAG TGCACCGTGGATGCTCATCCACGACGAGAATCGCAAGTAAGACAATTAGCTTGGTTAGGTGAAGGAGTATGGGTCAGCATTAGATTAGATTCAACATTAAGACTCTATCATGCTCATACTTATCAACATCTCCAGGATGTTGATATTGAACCTTATGTTAGCAAAATGCTTGGAACTGGAAAACTTGGTTTTTCATTTGTAAGAATTACCGCATTACTCATTTCCTCAAACAGGCTTTGGATTGGCACAGGAAATGGAGTAATAATTTCTGTTCCTTTATCTGAaa gTGCTGGTGGTTCAATGGCAGTATCTAGAGTTCAAGCAGGAAATGCTAAAAATGATGTACCAGGTGTTGGTGTCAGAATTTTTGCCTCAGATCGTGGCGTTACGCCTGGCAGTTTTATACCTTATTGTAGTATGGCTCATGCGCAACTTAGTTTTCATGGGCATAGAGACGCGGTTAAAATGTTTGTTGCAGTGCCTG gTCATGGCGGTCAAAGTGCAGTATCAGATGGTTCTCAGCCTGCTATGCTTGTTCTTTCAGGTGGAGAAGGCTATATAGATTTTAGAGTTG GTGATGGAGAAGATACAGAAATAGAACGTTCTAATAATGCTGTGTCCGCTAATGCTGAAGAACACGGAGAACAAAGTCATCTAATTGTGTGGCAAGTGCAATGTCCTTTATCAGTGCCAATGAATGGCTAG